Proteins from one Danaus plexippus chromosome 18 unlocalized genomic scaffold, MEX_DaPlex mxdp_20, whole genome shotgun sequence genomic window:
- the LOC116773142 gene encoding ATP-dependent Clp protease proteolytic subunit, whose product MALNYIRQVTRTVRGINVNTIHRKISTSSPTRLGMIPIVVEQTGRGERAYDIYSRLLRERIICLMGPINDEISSLVVAQLLFLQSESSKKPVHLYINSPGGNVTAGLGIYDTMQYITPPVATWCVGQACSMASLLLAAGAPGMRHALPNSRIMIHQPSGGVRGQATDIQIQAEEILKLKSQINNLYVRHTGLPIERIQTSMERDCFMSPIEAKSFGLIDNVLEHPPSHVVEGDNVSSTPVNTTTT is encoded by the coding sequence ATGGCTCTCAATTATATTCGCCAAGTCACAAGAACCGTTAGAGgcataaatgtaaatacaatacatagaaaaataaGTACGAGTTCACCAACAAGACTTGGTATGATACCGATAGTAGTTGAACAAACTGGCAGAGGCGAAAGGGCATACGATATTTATTCCAGGTTACTTCGAGAACGTATTATTTGCCTGATGGGACCAATTAACGATGAAATCAGTTCCCTCGTTGTTGCTCAGCTGTTGTTCCTTCAATCTGAATCGAGTAAAAAGCCTGTgcatctttatataaattctccTGGTGGAAATGTTACGGCCGGTCTCGGTATTTACGATACGATGCAATATATCACTCCGCCCGTAGCCACTTGGTGTGTTGGTCAAGCCTGCAGTATGGCGTCCCTCCTGCTAGCAGCTGGGGCTCCTGGTATGCGTCATGCACTTCCAAATTCGCGCATCATGATTCACCAACCTTCCGGAGGAGTCAGAGGTCAAGCAACAGATATTCAAATTCAGGCGgaggaaattttaaaactgaagTCTCAAATAAACAATCTATATGTCCGTCACACCGGTCTTCCAATAGAACGTATTCAAACATCCATGGAACGTGACTGTTTCATGTCACCAATAGAAGCAAAGAGTTTTGGCTTGATTGATAATGTGTTGGAACATCCACCGTCTCATGTGGTGGAAGGTGATAATGTTTCATCAACCCCAGTGAACACCACAACTACTTAG